The DNA window GAAGTGGGTCGCGCCGGGCGATCTCCACGTCACCCTGCGGTTCCTCGGCGACGTGCCTGCCGAGGACCTCGACGCGCTCGCCGCCGCCGTCGGCGAGGCGGCCGCGGGCCGCGAGCCGTTCACTATCGCGCCTGCCGCCGTCAAGGCGGTGCCCTCCGCGCGCTCGGCGCGCATGGTCTGGGGGGTGTTCGCCGACCCGGACGGAGCGGCCTCTGCGCTCGCGTCGGCAGTCTCGTCGGCCGCCGCCCCGTGGTGCCGCCACGACGACCCCAAGCCGTTCCGGCCGCACGTCACACTGGTGCGCGCCCGCGGGCGGCGCCCGGTGCCCGGCGATGCCCTTGCCGCAGCGAACGCGCAGGTCAAGGCGACCGCGCAGCCGATGTCAGTGGCGCATGTCACGCTCTTCTCGAGCACGCTCACGCGTCAGGGCGCGGTCTACGAGGAAGTCGCCCGCATGCCGCTCGGCCGTGCTTGACATCGAACAGGTGTTCGTATACGGTGCAGGTGTGCCTCCTCAGGGCCCCCGCGTGTGAGAAGGAGCGGAAAAGAGCATGCAGGCCGACAGGGACCGGATCCTCGAAGTCACCCGCGAGCAGATCGAGAAGAAGTACGGCAAGGGGTCGCTCATGCGCCTCGGCGAGCACGACATCGGGCGCATCGCCGCGATCCCCACCGGCTCGCTGGCCATCGACGCGGCGCTCGGCATCGGCGGCGTCCCCCGCGGGCGGGTCGTCGAGGTTTTCGGCCCCGAGTCGTCGGGCAAGACCACGCTCGCGCTGCAGATCATCGCCGAGGCCCAGCGCATGGGAGGCGTCGCCGCGTTCATCGACGCCGAGCACGCGCTCGAC is part of the Actinomycetota bacterium genome and encodes:
- the thpR gene encoding RNA 2',3'-cyclic phosphodiesterase; this encodes KWVAPGDLHVTLRFLGDVPAEDLDALAAAVGEAAAGREPFTIAPAAVKAVPSARSARMVWGVFADPDGAASALASAVSSAAAPWCRHDDPKPFRPHVTLVRARGRRPVPGDALAAANAQVKATAQPMSVAHVTLFSSTLTRQGAVYEEVARMPLGRA